The Tardibacter chloracetimidivorans region TGTGTAACCCCAATAGTTGCGCGCCAGGAGCCGAGAAATATCGCGCACTTCACCGAGGAGCTGGCTTGCGGAGGTGAAGTTGAAGCGGAACTGGTCCGGGGTCTTGCCTTGAAGGGCTGTGAAAACCTCGGTTTCGAATGCGATCACCCGATCCCAGCATTCCTGCAAGTCGGCGCCAGCGGAGAGCACTGCGGGCAAAGAGCGCTCAAGAGGTCTCCAGCACTCGGCGCAGAGCATGCGCAACGGCCCGCGTGCTGACCCGACGATTTGCCAGTTGAAAGCGTTGCACACGCTGCACCGCTCTTCCAGCGGCCAGCGGTGCCGATGACAGAAGCATGAGGCGGCCAATACCCAATGGTGCCGGATATGAGCTGGTCGATGTGCGGCAAAATCTTCCGCAAGGCATCGGTTGCACCAGGATAATCTCAGTCGTGGCGCTGATCGGAAGCACTCTTGCTCGGTTGCGAATGGCGGCCGATCCCAAGCGATAAAGTCGAGTGGCAGTGCAGGATATCGCTGCGCCAAGGCGTTTGTCGCCAGTTGGGATGATGCGACGTTGAACGTTTGGGCAGCACCATTGAGCCACCGCGTGGTCGGGCGGATGTCCGGGTGGCACCATTGCCCTGTGCGGTCGCGGACAGCTGTCGGATCGGCAAGTGTGCGTCCCCTACGTTGGTAGATTCGGCGCGCATACCAGGAGGTCAGGAGTTCGTCGGGGAAGGGCGCAAGGTGCGCGTTCATGCCGCGCGTCGGCGCAAGGCCCGTTTGGTGCTGGCGATGACCTGCATCGAGACCAGCGGCAGCAAGAGTTGGTCATCGTCGAAGCTGCCGGCGTCGATCATCTCGCGGCCATCGCGGATAGCAGCTATTGCGACGGCCTCCATCAAACGAAAGATTCGACCGGTCACGCCCGCAGTGAGCGCAATAACATGTTGCCGCACTTCGTTGGTGTCGAGACGAGAAGGGCGACGGAGGGGGAGCAGGCCAGCGAAACTCGCCATCAATTGTTGCAAAGCGTGGTCATTGCGCCAGGCAACGAGCTCGAACGCTCCGAAGCGGTCGGCAAGGTTGGGATCGGTGAGAACGGCGATACGGGCGTCCTCGGTACCGGCGCAGACGATCGGGATCTTAAGATCGTTGGTCAGGAAACGAACGGTGTTGAGGAAGATGCGCTGCTGACGCGGCGAGCCTGCCAGCATCTTGTCGATTTCATCGAGGACCAGGACCTTGGTGCCGAATTCGGCCAGAGTTCGCCGCGCCAGCGCGCGCAGCGTGCGCAACGATACGTGGCTGAGCTCGGCATAGTTCATGGCGAGCATCAGTTCGGTGTAGAATTCTTCCTCCGTCGGCTGCGGGGGCATTTGCACCACGACCACCGGCATCGCCGTGAGCCCGGCACACTCATCATATTTGGGCGTATGGAGCTCGGCGAACCGGTTCAGGATTTCGCTTTTGCCCATCCCGGTCGATCCAAACAGCAACAGGCAAGGCATCCTACCGCGCTGCGGGTATGTCAGCAGATCCTCGAGCCGGCCCAACGCCGCCACGGATTGGGGCAGGGACACCCAGCGATCGCGTCGCAGCCAGTCTATGCGCGTTTCTGCGGGCAAGTCGGCCTGTTCGCGGTACGCAGGGAAGAGGTGATCGTTGAAATCGGTCATGATCGCTCCTCAATCGAGAAAGGCACGATAGGCGGTACCTCTTCAGGTTCGCTCGACGACGGCACCGCCGGAAGGGAGGCAAGCGCGGTAGTGGCTGGGGCACCCGCATCAAGGGCATAGGCTATGCGCTGCGCGGCTCTGTTGCAAAGATTGGCGGCAGTCAGAGGTAGGCTGTCGCTCTGCGCCGATCAGGCGGCTGCTGCGAAATGGTGGTTGAGCATGCCCATGGCCTCCGTCAGCGCCGAGGGCCCAATGCCAAAAGCTCTCTCCACAAGGCGCACCTCGCCCCTGATGCCGGGCTGCAGGCACCAGGGGCGAGCCTGTCCTTTGCGCAGGGCTCGCATGACTTCGAATCCCTTGATCGTGGCATAGGCCGTGGGGATCGATTTGAAACCGCGCACCGGCTTGATCAGTATCTTGAGCTTTCCGTGATCGGCCTCGATCACGTTATTGAGATACTTCACCTGCCGGTGGGCCGTCTCCCGGTCCAGCTTTCCTTCGCGCTTCAATTCGGTGATCGCTGCACCATAGCTCGGCGCTTTGTCGGTATTGAGCGTGGCAGGCTTTTCCCAGTGCTTCAGGCCTCGCAGGGCCTTGCCCAGGAACCGCTTCGCTGCCTTGGCGCTGCGGGTCGGCGACAGGTAGAAATCGATCGTGTCGCCCCGCTTGTCGACTGCCCGGTACAGGTAGGTCCACTTGCCCCGCACCTTGACGTAGGTTTCATCCAGGCGCCAGCTCGGATCAAAGCCACGCCGCCAGAACCAGCGCAGCCGCTTCTCCATCTCCGGGGCGTAGCACTGGACCCAGCGATAGATCGTCGTATGGTCGACCGAAATGCCGCGTTCCGCCAGCATTTCCTCAAGGTCGCGATAGCTGATCGGATAGCGACAATACCAGCGCACCGCCCACAGGATCACATCACCCTGGAAATGGCGCCACTTGAAATCCGTCATCGTTCCGTCCGTCCAATCTCCGCCAAGCATGCTCAAGCTTCACGATTTTTGCAACAGAGCCGTTCTTGACGATGCCGCGTTCGGCGCAGCGACGCCGGTGGTACCGAAGTATCTGGCACCGGCCGACCCGGCGTCTCGCTGGACCAGTGCGCATCGCGGGCCGGCGTTCTACGCCTACTCGACCAACTACCTCATCGATCTCGACCACGCCGTCATCATGGACGTGGAAGCGAGCACCGCAGTGCGCCAGGCTGAGGTGACCGCGTGCAAGCGCATGATCTCCCGGGTGCAGGACCGGTTCGGTGTATGGCCCGAGCGGCTTGCGGCCGATACAGCTTACGGCTCGGCCGAGATGCTTGCCTGGCTGGTCCACGAACGCGGCATCCACCCGCACATCCCGGTA contains the following coding sequences:
- a CDS encoding TniB family NTP-binding protein, which translates into the protein MTDFNDHLFPAYREQADLPAETRIDWLRRDRWVSLPQSVAALGRLEDLLTYPQRGRMPCLLLFGSTGMGKSEILNRFAELHTPKYDECAGLTAMPVVVVQMPPQPTEEEFYTELMLAMNYAELSHVSLRTLRALARRTLAEFGTKVLVLDEIDKMLAGSPRQQRIFLNTVRFLTNDLKIPIVCAGTEDARIAVLTDPNLADRFGAFELVAWRNDHALQQLMASFAGLLPLRRPSRLDTNEVRQHVIALTAGVTGRIFRLMEAVAIAAIRDGREMIDAGSFDDDQLLLPLVSMQVIASTKRALRRRAA
- a CDS encoding IS6-like element IS6100 family transposase, whose product is MTDFKWRHFQGDVILWAVRWYCRYPISYRDLEEMLAERGISVDHTTIYRWVQCYAPEMEKRLRWFWRRGFDPSWRLDETYVKVRGKWTYLYRAVDKRGDTIDFYLSPTRSAKAAKRFLGKALRGLKHWEKPATLNTDKAPSYGAAITELKREGKLDRETAHRQVKYLNNVIEADHGKLKILIKPVRGFKSIPTAYATIKGFEVMRALRKGQARPWCLQPGIRGEVRLVERAFGIGPSALTEAMGMLNHHFAAAA